A window of Halichoerus grypus chromosome 15, mHalGry1.hap1.1, whole genome shotgun sequence genomic DNA:
tagtCACCTTTGAGGGTTGCTAAAACATCACcttatttttctgaaaactgataaggtgttttaaaaaatgaagcacttTTCCCATGTTTTTCCTGAACaaactatttccaaaaaaaataaataatggatgaCTTCAAGTACATATTATAAAGTCCAATTACTACTGAGGAAATGCAGTTAATCACTAATTTGCAAACTCTAATAGAGCGAAGTATCAATACCCATTAAAGGCTAAAACTATTAAAGATCGATAGAAAAATGTAGTGTATAAATAAGGTTGACATTTGAAACTGATTGACCTTAATGTCACTGAGAGGGGGCAACTAGCCATTTTGTGCTTCATGATCTGACAAAAAGGAAGTACACAATACCACTTAGGAAGTTTTCTTGCCAAAGGTAATCAATCCTCTACATCTAACTAgcaatttataggaaatatgtGACatggagatacaaatcaaaagaTAAAGTAATCAGCCAAATTCAGCATGTGGAAAAGTACAGGACAGTTAACATggcatagaaaagaaaatgttggggCTGCAGAACAGGGTGAGGGACTTTTAAATGATAGACTTCAAAGGCACATTAAGCAAATACAATGTGCCAACCTTACTTGGAGCCTTATTTGAACCAACTATAAAAAGGCACTTTTGAGACAACctggaaaatttgaatatggactaaGTATTGGGTGATATTAATTTTGTCACATGTGATAAAGTCCTTATCTGTTAGGAGAGATTtcatgaatttgttttaaaatactccaaaaaaaaaaaaaaaaaaaaagggtaggagGAATAAGCAAGTTAAGCAAAAGGTTGGTAGTTATGGAACCTGGCTGAGGGTACATGAGGGGTTGTTaacatgattttaattttgtgtatggttgtaagttttctataataaaaaaatcaaatagtattCTGAAGACACCTATATTGAcgatatgaaatataaaataacatctaTATTgacaatatgaaatataaaataagtatatgcCATAGCACCCTGCCcttgaatttataattttggaaagaaaatgaaagaatggagaaaaaaaagaaagaacaatgtaATATTGCTTAATTTAAGGTAATACTCAGACTGAACAGCTCCAGGAAGAGATTAATATTACTGGAGTTATCAAATAGTTACAGGAATGATGTttactctaataaaaaaaaatcactaggaTATGTTTGTGCTTCTTTTGAAGTTTCTCAACCAGTCTACTATGCAGACTAATTTTTCAATCCTGAAATTCACTGGGAACTACAGAAATTCTCAAAAGTCAAGACAGTAAAAGCACATCTATCTCGCCCAGTAAAATAATTTGTTGAAGCACAagtttaaatagaaaaaagatgCAGATACACATGTGAATAAAATGTTTATCCACAAATGGGTCTACAGAATCATTTTAGTAAAAGTAACTTTTCGGCAGAATGTACACAAATAgtttagagaaaaagaacaatctCTACAAATATCTTCCTTAATTATATCATGACCAATGTAACCCACAAATCAACAATgtggttgcaattttaaataataaataatattaaaagtcTGGTAACAGGCTACAGTGATGCTGCTACCCTTGGCATACAATAAACACAGAATTCCACCTAGCTGGTCTATAAAGATACTCTGGAAAGACAGAAGGAGTAACATCTTAAAATTTGAGGAAACACTACTCTGGGTACAACTTGTAAATGAGTATACAACCTATATGTGACTATAAGCAGATtagacttttaaataaaattttcacttgAGTAAAATTAAATGCTAACCTATGCTCGATGACAggtaatttctaaatattttcactAATAAAAAACGGTGGGCACCTTCACCATACCTGTGGTTATAAAGCAGCTCTCACCTCTTCCCAAAGCATTCCAGTATAAACTTGTACTTATCCAAAGATAAGTTACTTTGATCTTCTGTATTGTTCCAAactaagaaaatatgaataacagattgggggtggggtgggggcagaacaCCTTATTCAAAGATTGTTACTTTATATAAACTAAAGAATACACTGATTAGAAGTACAAAATAGTAAGCAAGAACTCATTATAAATTTTGATGATTACTGCTTTAAGTACATGCCTTAAAACATACCTACATATTATGAGTTACTATACGTTGTATGCTTTTAGTTTACTTGCTACATGGTCATTAGGCCAGCTCTAAAAAATGTTTACCATCCAAATAGAAATTCATTAGGGAAtactaaaatttttgttttatgattagTTCTGCTCCTAAGATCAGCCTGAAATGAGTTTtaatccagtaaaaaaaaaaaggtggggaggcCTATTATCAAATAATTGAGTCTCTATTTTCAATAGTAACTATGTAGTAAACAAATTTTCAGTCAGGCCTTGCATATCTGTGCCATCTATGTataataaattttcattattttaatagagGATAATATTTACATTAAGTCTAAGTTTTGttcaaaatgtattaaacagGTAACAAAGGACATTTAAATAAGGCCTAACTGTACTagtttaattaatgtttttattttttagaatataaaaattagcaaaaaacgtcatgctttaaaatctttgtaagcatgggggcgcctgggtggctcagtcgttaagcatctgccttcggctcaggtcatgatcccagggtcctggaatcgagccccacattgggctccctgctccgcgggaagcctgcttctccctctcccactccccctgcttgtgttccctctctcactgtgtctctctctgtcaaataaataaatgaaattaaaaaaaataaaataaataaaatctttgtaagcATGTactgcttttataaaaaataatcattcattgttcaaaataattaaaaaattaaaacttaaaatgtccTATTTCTTACTTTCATCTTGGAAAGCAAAaatacactaagtgaaatatcagtgtattttattttcaaatcaatttaaatatgaaaaagtatttaaacatgaaaaataagattttagtCGGGTTGATAATCAacactttcatttctaaaaatgtgaGAATGTAAGGGATTAGCTGATTTCATTTACCCATGCCACAGCAGTATAACTACAATGAGTTCAACTGGAGATGAAAAATAAGGTTCACGTATTTTTTAAGACCAGGTATATTCTcatcaaaaataagtaaaataacaaaagcatcaatcaatttttttttccaactctccctaatattttaaatgcttctttCATTCCACTCAAAGATCTCtggagtagaaaaaaatatttaatacaaatcTTCTTAAACAAAATAACTGTTTTGAAGATGGAGTAAAGTCCACAAATTAGATCTTTAATTTATTccagaaaagatattttcaatgcatttaaatatttaattaacatcAGGATAATAATATAAAGGCCtctactaaaatataaaactcgggcgcctgggtggctcagttggttaagcaactgccttcggctcaggtcatgatcctggagtccctggatcgagtcccgcatcgggctccctgctcggcagggagtctgcttctccctctgaccctcctccctctcatgctctctgtctctcattctctctctctcaaataaataaataaaatctttaaaaaaaaataaaaataaaaataaaataaaatataaaactctttcTTAGGGAggacaaaaataaacattgaagaaattaaatttataagaCCTATTTCTCatctaagtttttttaaaaacacatttgtgAAGTTCATATTTTCTGGCtgttaaaaaattcttttcaaaaacaccacaattgggcgcctgggtggctcagttggttaagcgactgccttcggctcaggtcatgatcctggagtccctggatcgagtcccacatcgggctccctgctcggcagggagcctgcttctccctctgaccctcccccctctcatgtgctctctctctctctcattctctctgtctcaaataaataaataaaatctttaaaaaaaaaaaaaaaaaaaaacaccacaattAAGTTCAAAATCTGAAGATCTacgaaaaaaaattttttaaagaacagtaaCTACCTTGATATACAAATCACGTCTCACCTTACAGTCTTCTTGTCGTTAATTTTTTGGACAGCACTTTTCCTCCCCTTTTTCCCAAAAAGAAGCTCCTGTAAGTCATCGGTACGTCATCCACATCAAGTTCAATCTGGACCTTCAACTCCTATTCTCACCTATAGAGCAAATTTGAATCCAAAAAACCAGATGAACAGCAACTGATTCCAAAAGTCAAGTTAAATACCAAAATATATTCTAATGTACACCAGTATGCTATATATTCCAACAGAGATtgatttgtgttaaaaaaaacaaaaaacaaaaaaaataagcattcaaaGCTTATTTGAGGTGcttaaaacaaagttttaataCTAGTACCCCGACCTAGGCTTTCAACTTCATTCAAATGAACTagttaaaataagcaaaaataaactgtgtCATTGTATTAGACCAAACCAACCAAGGCATAAAGACTATTAAGTGCAAAATGGTTTTCCAAGAGTGGTTTTTAATTCTCTCCTGGTAACCAATTTTCTGTCAGACTTCTACCATTATACAACTGGAACTGCTTCCATAGTCACCAGTAAAAAATCACAATTCTTTTGGAAATCTACCTCCAAGCCTCCACACCCTCCCTGGCAAGAACTCAATCtaccccttctcctccctcccttaaGTATTCAGTTCTTTCCCGAAGTAGAAATTCcataaatattacaatattaaggactaaattttaatgaatataaatCAGAGGAAATGAAGGAACATTAACTCCCATTCAaaccttccttaaaaaaaaaatgtttccaagttatatttttaacttcccCCATGATTCGCTTTAAAAAAGACGAACACAAAATCTCTCTGCTAATGACTTTATTCATGAATCTATAACGGAACTCAAAATAGcaaggaacatgaaaaaaattcagattaatATTTATCAACCAAATACATCAGAGAatacatctattttttatttaactaacAAAAATGTCTAAAATGCATGTGTGAGAATATAAACATTCTCCACTTTCTGGAATTTCAAAGTAATGAAGATCTGCTTAATACAGTTTGCCAGAAAAGCTCATTTACACTCAAATACATATAATTCAAAAGAAATCACACACAACTGATAAAATAACCATCTCATGGTTAATCTTCTGGTAAAGTGCTACTTTCaaagaaataagattaaaaatttttaaatgctgaacCATCATTCTGGAAGTGTTAAAATTTCTCTTCAAGATTCACTATGTTCATTACATTCATATGTCCCCAAGAGTCCATACACACtattttataatctaaaaaaatctgTTAGCTCACAGATTATTTCCTGGAAGTTAAAGATTACTATACCGTTGCTAAATGAAGTTTTTCATGATACAGGTATGTACCAGACACAgtgatttttcattgttttaaacatGATCTTTGGTTTGGAGCTGTCCTGATATCCTTTCTGGCTGGATGGCTGTGgtcattaaaatattcataaaacagCACATAGCTTCATTTGAACCACATAAGTAAATTGGGTCAATGGCCTAAAGGCAAGGAATGGCACATACTGAGCATCTGGCAAGAAGAGTTCCCCGAATCCGTAACTGACGTGGTCAGTAttaaagaaaacaagtgttgcTGAGGAGTGGCTCACCTCCTTTCATCAAAGACCTCTCTCAATTTATTAACAGCATTAGCCACTGAGGAAATTAGTTGGGAAAAAAGTCTAATCTGAAGGAAGGCACATGGATGCaaatcttaaaacagaaaaataagaccaAGGAAACTGCTTAAATAAGAATGTGTGTGTCCATCCCAACGTATATGCACATCTCATATTTGAGGTTGAATATGATCACTGCATAGATTGCACCACATGGAAAACTCTATGCCTACGGGCATATATATGAGATCAGAACTAACTGGTGGTTTTCCTGAAATAATGAGACTTTCAATGATGCAAAAGTTGGCCTTTCCCCCAAGTTAAAGGTTTTAAATAGCAAAGGACTGAAATAACAATGGAAACTGTAAGAAGCCATAAAGTTAAATCTCAGAAAGGGCAAGTTCAACATCATAGCTGAAGGCTGCTGatgatttcttctctctctccttgaatAATTACATGCAAATGCCTTTTAGCAATGGCAGCATTCAAATCCCACAAAAAATCAAGTAGTGCCCCCTTCAGGAGCACCTCCATTGGCACAAACTGTAAAACCTGCTGGGGTGCGTTGGATTTAAGCAAAGAGCTCAACAATTCATTCACATTCTGCAGATACTGGAAAACCGGATTTGGAAGGTCCTGATAACCAACACACAGCAGGACTGCACAGGTCTTCAGGGGCTCAGAAGAAGTGGGACAAGAAAATGTGATGAATCTAAAACAGCTGTGGAGTACAAAGATCAAACCAGCCATAAATCTTGTAAAACAAGAAAGTACAGGCAAAATCATAACATCTCCTGTATGAAGCTGCTGCAATGAATGTAGAAGGCAGTCCAGAAACAGTTGCTGGTAAATCGGGTCTCCATCATGAAGCAACGAACAGCTGAAAGTCATGAGTTCAGTTGATTCCAGGACTTCCAGTGGTATATGCGTTTTGATATCACGGAGGGTTGGAAAGCCCACAAGCAGGCACTTTATTTGGTTGCTGGGTTCTACCACCTGTTCATCCTGAAGGCACCTGGTAAGGCTAAACAACTCAGAAAATATCAGTTCTTCAGTAAAAATGTGACAAGAACAGTAATACTGCTGTTTGGGCCAGAACTTGGAATCCAAATTCAAGGCTCCTCCTAATGACTTTTCAATTGCTTCATTAAGAGTCTTTAAAATTTCACCATCACAGAAAGGAGAACACTTTAcctttggcagtttctttccctctaaaataTGCCATAAGTGACACTCAAGATTGGAAGCTGTCCCTTCTAAGAGAGAACTTTGCCCAGAATGATACACAGCATGTTCTTCCACCCAACTATTAAAGTATCCTTTGGCCACCTTATCTTTCCATGAAAGGGTTTCCAGCATTTTCCTTTCGTTATAGGTTTTAAAGTATCTGTTCCTCTGCCCAAACCATTTTGTATTTGTACTACAACCAATATTAGATTTTTTCACTAGCCAATGATTTCTGGAAAGAGGCTTCAACTGAAACTTTTGCATGAAATATTGAACAGCACAGTCCCTTAAATTAATCAGCTTTGTTTGTTCCTCTTTTCCCATGCACTGAAACAGACGAATGTTCTCAGAAATAGTCTCTAGCTGGTATTTATGAAAGAACATACAACATTCTTCATGCCTTTTAAGAAAAGATTCGGGAATCACATGATGGGGAAAGAGAGCTTTCTGGGTCATTTCTGTCCCAAAATTCAGCACCATCTTAGATAACAGAGGATGGACTGCCTCTCTTCCCTTATAGTGGAGACAAACCACATAGACTTCTGAGTTCCCTGCCTTACTAGTAGCAGGTTTAAAAACATGGACTTGGTCAAAGGAACAGTTTAGCAGGTACATCAAGTTTATGGAACAATGTTCAAACAAAGTAAACATCTTCAGAACAAAAGAGCCACCATTTCCAAGAGTCATCAGAGCAGTGACAACTTCACAGTAATGCAAAGAAGACACTAAAGCTTCTTGTTCACCTGGGTTTCCTTGGCAATCAAAACTCCCATCTGCAGTGATCAAGTGAATGGTAGCCATGTTACTTACGAAATTCTGAAGTCCAGTCAGGTATTTCAAGGTCATGATATCACCAGTATTATCTGGACCAAAGTACCACCAATGCAAGGTATTTGCAATAAGTCGGTCATCCATAATCATCATAAGATTGTCATTTGCTTCGTGGTATGGATTCAAAGTATTAGCTACCCAACTCCAATCACAGGGGAATCTATGGGATTTTAAGTAGTGATTGAGACTAGCTATAAAAGCTCCAGGAGCTTCACAA
This region includes:
- the CMTR2 gene encoding cap-specific mRNA (nucleoside-2'-O-)-methyltransferase 2: MSKCRKPPLGSSPETFSPDVLADIFELFAKNFSYGKPLNNEWQLPDPSEIFTCDHTEFNALLDLKNSLNEVKNLLSDKKLDEWHEHTAFTNKAGKIISHVKKSVNAELCTQAWCKFHEILCSFPLIPQEAFQNGKLNSLHLCEAPGAFIASLNHYLKSHRFPCDWSWVANTLNPYHEANDNLMMIMDDRLIANTLHWWYFGPDNTGDIMTLKYLTGLQNFVSNMATIHLITADGSFDCQGNPGEQEALVSSLHYCEVVTALMTLGNGGSFVLKMFTLFEHCSINLMYLLNCSFDQVHVFKPATSKAGNSEVYVVCLHYKGREAVHPLLSKMVLNFGTEMTQKALFPHHVIPESFLKRHEECCMFFHKYQLETISENIRLFQCMGKEEQTKLINLRDCAVQYFMQKFQLKPLSRNHWLVKKSNIGCSTNTKWFGQRNRYFKTYNERKMLETLSWKDKVAKGYFNSWVEEHAVYHSGQSSLLEGTASNLECHLWHILEGKKLPKVKCSPFCDGEILKTLNEAIEKSLGGALNLDSKFWPKQQYYCSCHIFTEELIFSELFSLTRCLQDEQVVEPSNQIKCLLVGFPTLRDIKTHIPLEVLESTELMTFSCSLLHDGDPIYQQLFLDCLLHSLQQLHTGDVMILPVLSCFTRFMAGLIFVLHSCFRFITFSCPTSSEPLKTCAVLLCVGYQDLPNPVFQYLQNVNELLSSLLKSNAPQQVLQFVPMEVLLKGALLDFLWDLNAAIAKRHLHVIIQGEREEIISSLQL